In a single window of the Deinococcus malanensis genome:
- the ybaL gene encoding YbaL family putative K(+) efflux transporter, with the protein MPHHTELISALAIGLTLAFFGGLLATRLRLPPLIGYLLAGMAVGPFTPGYVADASIAAQLSEIGVMLLMFGVGLHFSISDLLAVRRIAVPGAMLRIVLITLLGAGVSQLWGWSLGEGLVFGLALSVASTVVLLRALEERGTLDTTNGKIAVGWLVVEDLVMVLALVLLPALAPLLGGGEGELDLRTLGFSLLLTLAKMFLFVVVMMLAGRRFIPWMLARVARIGSRELFTLAVLGTALGIAYVAGALFGVSFALGAFLAGVVASESKFSHQVAEDALPFQDAFAVLFFVSVGMLFNPAILLQAPLLVMATALLIIVAKTLVAFITMRLLRASFTTALTVAISLAQIGEFSFILATLGRDLDLLSEQGQNLILAGAIVSIILNPFLFRLIPVIEQWQRHRTPQDAPESRTPVGLTRHAVLIGYGRVGRMIAQTLQAKNVPFVVVEQDERRIDELRASHIPAIYGDAARTSVLRQAGLGEASVVVIATPDAIQAQLIVEHVRRVNPAVYVTARSHDEHTQQALQDLGASDVLYGEYELGLAMGNHVLTALRLTHNGAGP; encoded by the coding sequence ATGCCGCACCACACGGAGCTGATTTCCGCGCTTGCCATTGGCCTCACGCTCGCTTTCTTCGGCGGCCTGCTCGCCACCCGCCTGCGCCTGCCCCCCCTGATCGGCTACCTCTTGGCGGGCATGGCCGTCGGTCCTTTTACGCCCGGCTACGTGGCCGACGCCAGTATCGCTGCCCAGCTGTCCGAGATCGGCGTGATGCTCCTGATGTTCGGCGTCGGCCTGCACTTCTCCATCAGCGATTTGCTCGCCGTGCGCCGCATAGCCGTTCCTGGCGCGATGCTCCGGATTGTGCTGATCACCCTGCTCGGTGCTGGCGTCTCCCAGCTGTGGGGATGGTCACTGGGGGAGGGTCTGGTGTTCGGCCTGGCGCTGTCGGTGGCCAGCACCGTGGTGCTGCTGCGCGCGCTGGAAGAACGAGGAACGCTCGATACCACCAACGGAAAGATCGCGGTGGGCTGGCTGGTCGTCGAGGACCTCGTCATGGTACTGGCCCTGGTGCTTCTGCCCGCCCTGGCGCCGCTGCTCGGTGGCGGTGAGGGAGAGCTGGACCTGCGGACACTGGGCTTTTCGTTGCTTCTCACCCTGGCCAAGATGTTCCTGTTTGTGGTGGTCATGATGCTGGCGGGAAGGCGCTTCATTCCGTGGATGCTCGCTCGCGTGGCCCGGATCGGCTCCCGGGAACTGTTCACGCTCGCGGTGCTGGGCACCGCTCTCGGGATCGCTTATGTGGCCGGTGCGCTGTTCGGGGTATCGTTTGCGCTGGGGGCGTTCCTGGCCGGTGTCGTCGCCAGCGAAAGCAAGTTCAGCCATCAGGTGGCGGAAGACGCCCTGCCATTTCAGGACGCCTTCGCGGTGCTGTTCTTCGTGTCGGTAGGCATGCTGTTTAACCCGGCCATCCTTCTTCAGGCACCGCTGCTCGTGATGGCCACTGCGCTGCTGATCATCGTGGCCAAGACACTGGTGGCCTTTATCACTATGCGCCTCCTGCGGGCCTCCTTCACGACTGCCCTGACAGTCGCCATTTCACTGGCGCAGATCGGCGAATTCTCGTTTATTCTGGCGACGCTGGGCCGCGACCTCGACCTGCTGAGTGAGCAGGGACAGAATCTGATCCTGGCCGGCGCGATTGTCTCCATCATCCTGAACCCGTTCCTGTTCCGCCTGATTCCAGTGATTGAGCAATGGCAGCGGCACCGCACCCCTCAGGATGCGCCCGAGAGCCGCACGCCTGTCGGTCTGACGCGTCATGCAGTGCTGATCGGGTACGGCCGGGTCGGGCGCATGATTGCCCAGACGCTCCAGGCAAAAAACGTGCCGTTCGTGGTGGTCGAGCAGGACGAACGGCGCATTGACGAACTACGTGCGTCGCACATTCCTGCCATCTACGGGGACGCTGCGCGGACGTCGGTGCTCCGGCAGGCTGGGCTCGGTGAGGCCAGCGTGGTGGTCATCGCGACCCCGGATGCCATTCAGGCACAGCTGATCGTGGAGCATGTGCGCCGTGTGAACCCGGCGGTGTACGTCACAGCCCGGAGTCACGACGAGCACACGCAGCAGGCACTGCAGGATCTGGGAGCAAGTGATGTCCTGTACGGGGAGTACGAACTGGGGCTCGCCATGGGCAACCACGTGCTGACAGCCCTTCGGCTGACTCATAACGGCGCGGGTCCCTAA